A DNA window from Pseudomonas sp. GD03919 contains the following coding sequences:
- a CDS encoding transglutaminase family protein, giving the protein MSSAFYQVLHDTHYRYSAPVSLAQQLAHLWPRECPWQRCHEQELRIDPQPCLRRDGLDVFGNPLTRLVFERPHEQLSVSARLRVEVLARPALDLDDSPNWEAACAALSYSGKPMEPALLEAARYRFESPYVRLKQVFADFADDCFTSGRPLLQAGQALMQKIFEEFSFDAGATQVATPLLQVLEEKRGVCQDFAHLMLACLRSRGLAARYVSGYLLTQPPPGQPRLIGADASHAWISLYCPRQGWVDFDPTNNVRPALEHITLAWGRDFSDVSPLRGVILGGGSHDPDVQVTVLPLG; this is encoded by the coding sequence ATGAGCAGCGCCTTTTATCAAGTTCTGCACGACACTCACTATCGCTATTCGGCGCCGGTTTCCCTGGCCCAGCAACTGGCGCACCTGTGGCCGCGCGAATGCCCCTGGCAGCGCTGCCACGAACAGGAACTGCGCATCGATCCACAGCCCTGCCTGCGCCGTGACGGTCTGGACGTGTTCGGCAACCCGCTGACGCGCCTGGTGTTCGAGCGTCCGCATGAGCAACTCAGTGTCAGTGCGCGGCTGCGTGTCGAGGTGCTGGCGCGCCCTGCGCTCGACCTCGACGATTCGCCGAATTGGGAGGCGGCCTGCGCGGCGCTCAGCTATAGCGGCAAGCCGATGGAGCCGGCATTGCTGGAAGCGGCACGTTACCGCTTCGAGTCACCCTATGTACGCCTCAAGCAGGTCTTCGCCGACTTCGCTGACGACTGCTTCACCTCTGGGCGCCCGTTGCTGCAGGCCGGCCAGGCACTGATGCAGAAGATTTTCGAGGAATTCAGTTTCGATGCCGGCGCCACTCAGGTGGCCACGCCACTGCTGCAGGTGCTGGAAGAAAAACGCGGCGTCTGCCAGGACTTCGCCCATCTGATGCTTGCCTGCCTGCGTTCGCGCGGCCTGGCGGCCCGCTATGTCAGCGGCTACCTGCTGACCCAGCCGCCACCCGGCCAACCACGGCTGATCGGCGCCGATGCCTCGCATGCCTGGATCTCGCTGTACTGCCCGCGTCAGGGCTGGGTGGATTTCGACCCGACCAACAACGTACGGCCGGCGCTGGAGCACATCACCCTGGCCTGGGGCCGGGATTTCTCCGATGTGTCGCCGCTGCGGGGGGTGATCCTGGGGGGCGGCAGTCACGATCCGGACGTGCAGGTCACGGTGCTGCCGTTGGGGTAG
- a CDS encoding DUF808 domain-containing protein, giving the protein MAASSLLALIDDISTVLDDVATMTKVAARKTAGVLGDDLALNAQQVTGVKADRELPVVWAVAKGSLVNKAILVPAALLISAVAPWLVVPLLMLGGLFLCYEGAEKLLHKLLHRHEPVEQQARLEAIADPAIDLLAFEREKIRGAVRTDFVLSAEIIAITLGTVATASFINQVLVLSGIALVMTVGVYGLVAGIVKLDDAGLYLSQRASSFAQACGRGILRLAPWLMKTLSVVGTAAMFMVGGGILSHGLPPVESSVHLAAEWVAEDAGALLSALVPTLLNALFGIIAGLLSVPLVSAASGLWRALRKTPGR; this is encoded by the coding sequence ATGGCCGCAAGCAGCCTGCTCGCCCTGATCGACGATATCAGTACGGTACTCGATGACGTCGCCACCATGACCAAGGTCGCCGCGCGCAAGACGGCCGGCGTACTGGGCGATGACCTCGCGCTCAACGCCCAGCAGGTCACCGGGGTCAAGGCGGATCGCGAGCTGCCAGTGGTCTGGGCCGTGGCCAAGGGTTCGCTGGTGAACAAGGCGATCCTGGTGCCGGCCGCGCTGCTGATCAGCGCCGTGGCGCCCTGGCTGGTGGTGCCGCTGCTGATGCTCGGTGGCCTGTTTCTCTGCTACGAAGGCGCGGAAAAGCTGCTGCACAAGTTGCTGCATCGGCATGAGCCCGTGGAGCAGCAGGCGCGCCTGGAGGCGATTGCCGACCCTGCGATCGACCTGCTGGCATTCGAGCGCGAGAAGATTCGCGGCGCGGTGCGCACCGACTTCGTGCTGTCGGCCGAGATCATCGCCATCACCCTCGGTACCGTCGCCACCGCCAGTTTTATCAACCAGGTACTGGTGCTCAGCGGCATCGCCCTGGTGATGACCGTCGGCGTCTATGGGCTGGTCGCCGGCATCGTCAAATTGGACGACGCCGGACTCTATCTCAGCCAGCGCGCCAGCTCCTTCGCCCAGGCCTGTGGGCGCGGCATCCTGCGCCTGGCCCCCTGGCTGATGAAGACGCTTTCGGTTGTGGGCACCGCAGCCATGTTCATGGTCGGCGGTGGCATCCTCAGCCACGGCCTGCCGCCTGTGGAAAGCAGCGTGCACCTGGCTGCCGAATGGGTGGCCGAGGATGCAGGCGCCCTGCTTTCGGCCCTGGTGCCGACACTGCTCAACGCCCTGTTCGGCATCATCGCCGGATTGCTCAGCGTACCGCTGGTCAGCGCGGCGAGTGGCCTGTGGCGGGCGCTGCGCAAAACGCCGGGGCGTTAG
- a CDS encoding DUF2126 domain-containing protein gives MSIHVALHHVTHYRYDRAVNLGPQVVRLRPAPHSRTRILSYALKVEPGQHFINWQQDPQGNYLARLVFPEKTREFKVEVDLVAEMAVFNPFDFFLEPYAERIPFAYTEGEQRELAPYLVKLPATPLFAKYLAGISREPVPSIDFLVALNQRLSTDIRYLIRMEPGVQTPEESLDKASGSCRDSAWLLVQLLRHLGLAARFVSGYLIQLTADVKSLDGPSGTEQDFTDLHAWCEVYLPGAGWIGLDPTSGLFAGEGHIPLACSPEPSSAAPITGGLDECEVAFEHLMSVERIWEAPRVTKPYSEAQWQAIQTLGRQIDEDLQKHDVRLTMGGEPTFVALDYPDDDEWNTAALGPNKRRLAADLFYRLRDHYAPNALVHFGQGKWYPGEQLPRWSLNCFWRRDGEPLWHEPKLLADEKRGYGATAATAERFLAALAERLGVDGGNVFPAYEDWFYYLWRERKLPDNVTPDDPRLSDPLERERLRKVFDQGLDNVVGHVLPLARQVVGEGWQSGRWFLRDEHCRLLPGDSPLGYRLPLDSLPWVSQADYPYINPVDPSQALPPLPSPAQIQRQLRGVWRGASANVQSARPASGQSAAGIVRTALCAEPREGRLYLFMPPLAHLEDYLQLVAAIEAVAAELNCPVLMEGYEPPLDPRLQYFRVTPDPGVIEVNIHPSASWEELVERCEFLYEAARQSRLSSEKFMVDGRHTGTGGGNHFVLGGATPSDSPFLRRPDLLRSLISYWHNHPSLSYLFSGLFIGPTSQAPRVDEARNDALYELEIAFAQMPEPGRDCPPWLVDRLLRNLLVDVTGNTHRAEFCIDKLYSPDSASGRLGLLELRAFEMPPHAQMSLAQQLLLRALIARFWQEPYHPAKLVRWGTELHDRYLLPHFVEQDFADVLQELGSFGYPLRAEWFAPHLEFRFPKAGDFAVKGIDLELRQALEPWHVLGEEGAVGGTVRYVDSSLERMQVKVAGMAADRYVLTCNGVPVPMRPTGKVGEFVGGVRFRAWQPASCLQPTIGVHAPLVFDLIDTWMQRSLGGCQYHVAHPGGRNYDSLPVNAYEAESRRLARFFRLGHSPGKRPVMQPIDNNELPMTLDLRRV, from the coding sequence GTGTCGATTCATGTCGCGCTGCACCATGTCACCCACTACCGCTACGACCGCGCGGTCAACCTCGGGCCGCAGGTCGTGCGTCTGCGCCCGGCTCCGCATAGCCGCACGCGTATCCTTTCCTACGCGCTGAAGGTCGAACCGGGCCAGCACTTCATCAACTGGCAGCAGGACCCGCAGGGCAACTACCTGGCGCGCCTGGTGTTTCCCGAGAAGACTCGCGAGTTCAAGGTCGAGGTGGACCTGGTCGCCGAGATGGCGGTGTTCAACCCCTTCGACTTCTTCCTCGAACCCTATGCCGAGCGCATTCCCTTCGCCTACACCGAGGGCGAGCAGCGCGAGCTGGCGCCTTATCTGGTCAAGCTGCCGGCCACGCCGCTGTTCGCCAAGTACCTGGCCGGCATTTCCCGCGAGCCGGTGCCCAGCATCGATTTCCTGGTGGCGCTGAATCAACGCCTGTCTACCGATATCCGTTACCTGATCCGCATGGAGCCGGGTGTGCAGACGCCCGAGGAGAGCCTGGACAAGGCGTCCGGCTCCTGCCGCGATTCGGCCTGGCTGCTGGTGCAGCTGCTGCGCCACCTGGGGCTGGCGGCGCGTTTCGTCTCCGGCTACCTGATCCAGCTCACCGCCGACGTCAAATCCCTCGACGGCCCCAGCGGCACCGAACAGGATTTCACCGACCTGCACGCCTGGTGCGAGGTGTACCTGCCCGGCGCCGGCTGGATCGGCCTCGATCCCACCTCGGGCCTGTTCGCCGGTGAAGGCCATATTCCGCTGGCCTGCAGCCCGGAGCCGTCCTCGGCGGCGCCGATCACTGGCGGGCTGGACGAGTGCGAGGTGGCGTTCGAGCACCTGATGAGCGTCGAGCGCATATGGGAGGCGCCACGCGTCACCAAGCCGTACAGCGAGGCGCAGTGGCAGGCGATCCAGACGCTGGGGCGGCAGATCGACGAGGATCTGCAGAAACATGACGTCCGCCTGACCATGGGCGGCGAGCCGACCTTCGTTGCCCTCGACTACCCCGATGATGACGAATGGAACACCGCCGCCCTCGGCCCGAACAAGCGCCGTCTGGCCGCTGATCTGTTCTACCGCTTGCGCGATCACTACGCGCCCAACGCGCTGGTGCACTTCGGCCAGGGCAAGTGGTACCCGGGCGAGCAATTGCCGCGCTGGTCGCTCAATTGCTTCTGGCGCCGTGACGGTGAGCCGTTGTGGCATGAGCCGAAACTGCTGGCCGACGAGAAGCGCGGCTATGGCGCCACCGCCGCAACCGCCGAGCGCTTCCTCGCCGCCCTGGCCGAGCGTTTGGGTGTGGATGGCGGCAACGTCTTCCCGGCCTATGAAGACTGGTTCTACTACCTGTGGCGCGAGCGCAAGCTGCCGGACAACGTCACCCCGGACGATCCGCGCTTGAGCGACCCGCTGGAGCGCGAGCGCCTGCGCAAGGTGTTCGATCAGGGCCTGGATAACGTCGTCGGCCATGTCCTGCCGCTGGCGCGCCAAGTGGTGGGCGAGGGTTGGCAGAGCGGGCGCTGGTTCCTGCGCGACGAGCATTGCCGCCTGCTGCCAGGCGACTCGCCACTGGGCTACCGCCTGCCGTTGGATTCGCTGCCCTGGGTCAGCCAGGCCGATTATCCCTACATCAATCCGGTCGACCCCAGTCAGGCGCTGCCGCCGTTGCCCAGCCCGGCGCAGATCCAGCGGCAGTTGCGCGGGGTCTGGCGCGGTGCCAGTGCCAACGTGCAGAGTGCGCGCCCGGCCAGCGGCCAGTCGGCGGCCGGTATCGTGCGTACCGCGCTGTGCGCCGAGCCGCGCGAGGGCCGGCTGTACCTGTTCATGCCGCCGCTGGCGCACTTGGAGGACTATCTGCAGCTGGTCGCGGCCATCGAGGCGGTGGCAGCCGAGTTGAACTGCCCGGTGCTGATGGAGGGCTACGAGCCGCCACTCGACCCGCGCCTGCAGTACTTCCGCGTTACCCCCGATCCGGGCGTGATCGAGGTGAATATCCACCCGTCGGCGAGTTGGGAAGAACTGGTTGAGCGCTGCGAGTTCCTCTACGAGGCGGCGCGCCAGTCGCGTCTATCCAGCGAGAAATTCATGGTCGACGGCCGCCACACCGGCACCGGCGGCGGCAACCACTTCGTCCTTGGCGGCGCGACACCGAGCGATTCGCCCTTCCTGCGTCGCCCCGATCTGTTGCGCAGCCTGATCAGCTATTGGCACAACCACCCGTCGCTGTCCTACCTGTTCAGCGGTCTGTTTATCGGCCCGACCTCGCAGGCTCCGCGTGTGGATGAGGCGCGCAACGATGCCTTGTATGAGTTGGAGATCGCCTTCGCGCAGATGCCCGAGCCGGGCCGCGACTGCCCGCCCTGGCTGGTCGACCGCCTGCTGCGCAACCTGCTGGTGGATGTCACCGGCAACACCCATCGCGCCGAGTTCTGCATCGACAAGCTGTACTCGCCGGACTCGGCCAGCGGTCGCCTCGGCCTGCTCGAACTGCGCGCCTTCGAGATGCCGCCGCACGCGCAGATGAGTCTGGCCCAGCAACTGCTGCTGCGCGCGCTGATTGCCCGTTTCTGGCAGGAGCCCTACCACCCGGCGAAGCTGGTGCGCTGGGGTACCGAACTGCATGACCGCTACCTGCTGCCGCATTTCGTCGAGCAGGATTTCGCCGATGTGCTGCAGGAGTTGGGCAGCTTCGGCTATCCGCTGCGCGCCGAGTGGTTCGCCCCGCACCTGGAGTTCCGTTTTCCCAAGGCCGGCGACTTCGCGGTCAAGGGTATCGACCTGGAGCTGCGCCAGGCGCTGGAGCCCTGGCACGTACTGGGCGAGGAGGGCGCCGTCGGCGGCACGGTGCGCTACGTCGACTCGTCGCTGGAGCGCATGCAGGTGAAGGTGGCGGGCATGGCGGCGGATCGCTACGTGCTGACCTGCAACGGTGTGCCGGTGCCGATGCGGCCGACCGGCAAGGTCGGCGAGTTCGTCGGTGGCGTGCGTTTTCGTGCCTGGCAGCCGGCCAGTTGCCTGCAACCGACCATCGGCGTGCACGCGCCGCTGGTGTTCGACCTCATCGACACCTGGATGCAGCGCTCGCTGGGCGGTTGCCAGTATCATGTGGCGCATCCGGGCGGTCGCAACTACGACAGCCTGCCGGTCAACGCCTACGAGGCCGAGAGCCGGCGACTGGCGCGTTTCTTCCGCCTGGGCCACAGTCCGGGCAAGCGCCCCGTCATGCAGCCGATAGACAATAATGAACTGCCGATGACCCTGGATCTGCGTCGCGTCTGA
- a CDS encoding YgiQ family radical SAM protein codes for MQAAKPLFDYPKYWAECFGPAPFLPMSREEMDQLGWDSCDIIIVTGDAYVDHPSFGMAIIGRLLEAQGFRVGIIAQPDWRSKDDFMKLGEPNLFFGVAAGNMDSMINRYTADKKIRSDDAYTPGGLAGKRPDRASLVYSQRCKEAYTHVPVVLGGIEASLRRIAHYDYWQDKVRRSILMDATADILLYGNAERAVVEIAQRLSRGEKVEAITDVRGTAFIRRDTPTGWFEVDSTRIDRPGRVDKIINPYVNTQDTAACAIEQAKGPVEDPNEAKVVQILESPRMTRDKTVIRLPSFEKVRNDPVLYAHANRVLHLETNPGNARALVQKHGEVDVWFNPPPIPMTTEEMDYVFGMPYARVPHPAYGKEKIPAYEMIRFSVNIMRGCFGGCTFCSITEHEGRIIQNRSHESIIREIEEMRDKVPGFTGVVSDLGGPTANMYRIACKDPEIEKHCRKPSCVFPGICENLNTDHSSLIELYRKARALPGVKKILIASGLRYDLAVESPEYVKELVTHHVGGYLKIAPEHTERGPLDKMMKPGIGSYDRFKQMFEKYSKEAGKEQYLIPYFIAAHPGTTDEDMMNLALWLKRNGFRADQVQAFYPSPMATATAMYHSGKNPLRKVTYKSDGVEIVKSEQQRRLHKAFLRYHDPKGWPLLREALERMGRSDLIGNGKHHLIPTYQPQTDEYQSARRKNSTPAGSKKVGKILTQHNGLPPRASDGAKPWDKREQAKAAAFAKLQEQKKNSGKGASGKKKPRPAVPR; via the coding sequence ATGCAAGCCGCCAAGCCGTTGTTCGACTATCCCAAGTACTGGGCCGAGTGTTTCGGGCCTGCGCCCTTCCTGCCGATGAGCCGGGAAGAGATGGATCAGCTCGGCTGGGACAGCTGCGACATCATCATCGTCACCGGTGACGCCTACGTCGATCATCCGTCGTTCGGCATGGCCATCATTGGCCGCCTGCTCGAAGCTCAGGGCTTTCGGGTCGGCATCATTGCCCAGCCGGATTGGCGCAGCAAAGACGACTTCATGAAGCTCGGCGAGCCGAACCTGTTCTTCGGCGTGGCGGCGGGCAACATGGACTCGATGATCAACCGCTACACCGCCGACAAGAAGATCCGCTCCGACGACGCCTACACACCCGGCGGTCTCGCCGGCAAGCGCCCCGACCGCGCCAGCCTGGTTTACAGCCAGCGCTGCAAGGAGGCCTATACCCATGTGCCGGTGGTGCTCGGTGGCATCGAGGCGTCCTTGCGCCGTATCGCCCATTACGACTACTGGCAGGATAAGGTGCGCCGCTCGATCCTGATGGATGCCACCGCCGACATCCTGCTCTACGGCAACGCCGAGCGCGCCGTGGTGGAGATCGCCCAGCGTCTGTCGCGAGGCGAGAAGGTCGAAGCCATCACCGATGTGCGCGGCACGGCCTTCATTCGCCGCGATACGCCGACTGGCTGGTTCGAGGTCGACTCGACCCGTATCGACCGCCCGGGCCGCGTCGACAAGATCATCAACCCCTACGTCAACACGCAGGACACCGCCGCCTGCGCCATCGAGCAGGCCAAAGGGCCGGTCGAAGACCCGAATGAAGCCAAGGTGGTACAGATTCTCGAAAGCCCGCGTATGACCCGCGACAAAACGGTGATCCGCCTGCCGTCGTTCGAGAAGGTGCGTAACGACCCGGTGCTCTACGCCCACGCCAACCGCGTGCTGCACCTGGAAACCAACCCGGGCAACGCCCGCGCGCTGGTGCAGAAGCATGGCGAAGTGGACGTGTGGTTCAACCCGCCACCCATCCCGATGACCACCGAGGAAATGGACTACGTGTTCGGCATGCCCTACGCACGCGTGCCGCATCCGGCGTACGGTAAGGAGAAGATCCCGGCCTACGAGATGATCCGTTTCTCGGTGAACATCATGCGCGGCTGCTTCGGCGGCTGCACCTTCTGCTCGATCACCGAGCACGAGGGCCGCATCATCCAGAACCGTTCGCACGAGTCGATCATCCGTGAGATCGAGGAAATGCGCGACAAGGTGCCGGGCTTCACCGGCGTGGTCTCCGACCTCGGCGGGCCGACCGCCAACATGTACCGCATCGCCTGCAAGGACCCGGAGATCGAGAAGCACTGCCGCAAGCCGTCGTGCGTGTTCCCCGGTATCTGCGAGAACCTCAATACCGACCACTCCTCCCTGATCGAGCTGTACCGCAAGGCGCGCGCCCTGCCGGGTGTGAAGAAGATCCTGATCGCCTCTGGTCTGCGCTACGACCTGGCGGTGGAGTCGCCGGAGTACGTCAAGGAGCTGGTCACCCACCACGTTGGCGGCTACCTGAAGATCGCCCCGGAGCACACCGAGCGCGGCCCGCTGGACAAGATGATGAAGCCGGGCATCGGCAGCTACGACCGCTTCAAGCAGATGTTCGAGAAATACTCGAAGGAAGCCGGTAAGGAGCAGTACCTGATCCCGTACTTCATCGCCGCTCATCCGGGCACCACCGACGAGGACATGATGAACCTCGCCCTGTGGCTCAAGCGCAACGGCTTCCGCGCCGACCAGGTACAGGCCTTCTATCCATCGCCGATGGCCACCGCTACGGCCATGTACCACTCGGGTAAGAACCCGCTGCGCAAGGTCACCTACAAGAGCGACGGCGTCGAAATCGTCAAGAGCGAGCAACAGCGTCGCCTGCACAAGGCCTTCCTGCGCTATCACGATCCCAAGGGCTGGCCGCTGCTGCGTGAAGCGCTGGAGCGCATGGGCCGTAGCGATCTGATCGGCAATGGCAAGCACCACCTGATCCCAACCTACCAACCGCAGACCGACGAGTACCAGAGCGCCCGGCGCAAAAACTCGACGCCGGCGGGCAGCAAGAAAGTCGGCAAGATCCTCACCCAGCACAACGGCCTGCCGCCACGCGCCAGCGATGGCGCCAAGCCCTGGGACAAGCGCGAGCAGGCCAAGGCGGCCGCCTTCGCCAAGTTGCAGGAGCAGAAGAAAAACAGCGGCAAAGGTGCCAGCGGCAAGAAGAAGCCGCGTCCAGCTGTGCCGCGTTGA
- a CDS encoding circularly permuted type 2 ATP-grasp protein, with the protein MHDLLADYPPPNGAYHELLDAKGNVRPHWRRLYEQLARSRPEHLAQREAMLARQIQENGVTYNVYADPDGADRPWELDLLPNLIPADEWQQIAAGVAQRATLLNRVLADLYGPQKLIAEGMLPTELVFGHNNFLWPCQGMQAPGGTWLHLYAVDLARAPDGRWWVTADRTQAPSGAGYALENRQIVSRAFPELYRDLRVQYLASFFRTLQDTLARQAPSGGETPLVVLLTPGRFNESYFEHLYLARQLGYPLVEGSDLTVRDATLYLKTLAGLRRVHAVLRRLDDDYCDPLELRTDSALGVPGLLEAVRRGRVLVANALGSGVLESPGLPGFLPAISEHLLGEELLLPSIASWWCGEPPVLDEALDKLDELLVRPAFPSQSFTPVFGRDLDEAQRAKLAARLKLRPYAYVAQARAKLSQAPVWDGSGLQPRAIGMRVFAVASADGYRVMPGGLTRVAAEADAEVVSMQRGGASKDTWVLGTRQAGAEPWQTQRTLGTADLVRSDPFLPSRVVENLYWFGRYAERCEGNARLLRIMLARYVDDDDDPQALQSALALAQSLGLLADPEEGELEARLLQALLGGDWPASLRANLQRLQWAAGSVRGKLSQANWQALVELQREAQLLEGQPADFGELLDFLNRLLMSLAALSGFALDDMTRDDGWRFLMLGRYIERLQFLCDSFAGFLRSGSATDQSALEWLLELGNSSITYRTRYLASAQLIPVLDLLLLDEQNPHAVIFQMRTLLRSLEGLNERFELPAERYLAYLEEQLAAFSLASLENPLFGPGSTRAVLEGLADLLVAISEAAGAVSDHLGLRFFAHVDVSHRTQSS; encoded by the coding sequence ATGCACGACCTGCTAGCCGATTACCCGCCGCCCAACGGCGCCTACCACGAACTGCTCGATGCCAAGGGCAACGTGCGCCCGCACTGGCGCCGCCTTTATGAACAACTGGCACGCAGCCGCCCGGAGCACCTGGCGCAGCGCGAGGCCATGCTGGCGCGGCAAATCCAGGAAAACGGCGTTACCTACAACGTCTACGCCGACCCCGACGGCGCCGACCGCCCGTGGGAACTGGACCTGCTGCCCAACCTGATACCGGCTGACGAGTGGCAGCAGATCGCCGCCGGCGTGGCGCAGCGCGCGACCCTGCTCAACCGCGTGCTGGCCGATCTGTATGGCCCGCAGAAGCTGATCGCAGAAGGCATGCTGCCCACCGAACTGGTGTTCGGCCACAACAACTTCCTCTGGCCGTGCCAGGGCATGCAGGCGCCGGGCGGTACCTGGCTGCACCTGTATGCCGTGGACCTGGCCCGCGCGCCGGACGGGCGCTGGTGGGTCACCGCCGACCGTACTCAGGCGCCCTCCGGGGCCGGCTATGCGCTGGAGAACCGGCAGATCGTCTCGCGGGCCTTCCCCGAGCTGTACCGCGACCTGCGCGTGCAGTACCTGGCCAGTTTCTTCCGTACCCTGCAGGACACCCTGGCACGCCAGGCGCCGAGCGGCGGCGAGACGCCGCTGGTGGTGCTGCTGACGCCGGGGCGCTTCAACGAAAGCTACTTCGAGCACCTGTACCTGGCGCGCCAGCTCGGCTATCCGCTGGTCGAAGGCAGCGACCTGACCGTGCGCGATGCCACCCTCTACCTCAAGACCCTGGCCGGCCTGCGCCGCGTGCATGCGGTGTTGCGCCGCCTCGACGACGACTACTGCGACCCGCTGGAGCTGCGCACCGACTCGGCCCTTGGCGTGCCCGGCCTGCTCGAGGCGGTGCGCCGCGGCCGCGTGCTGGTGGCCAATGCCCTGGGCAGCGGCGTGCTGGAGTCGCCCGGTCTGCCGGGTTTCCTGCCTGCGATCAGCGAGCACCTGCTCGGCGAAGAGCTGCTGCTGCCGTCCATCGCCAGCTGGTGGTGCGGCGAGCCGCCGGTGCTGGACGAGGCGCTGGACAAGCTCGATGAGCTGCTGGTGCGCCCGGCGTTCCCCTCGCAGAGCTTCACGCCAGTGTTCGGCCGCGATCTGGACGAAGCGCAGCGCGCCAAGCTGGCCGCGCGCCTCAAGCTGCGTCCCTACGCCTACGTGGCCCAGGCGCGGGCCAAGCTGTCGCAGGCGCCGGTGTGGGACGGTAGCGGTCTTCAGCCGCGCGCCATCGGCATGCGCGTGTTCGCCGTGGCCAGTGCCGATGGCTACCGGGTGATGCCCGGCGGCCTGACCCGCGTCGCCGCCGAGGCCGATGCCGAAGTAGTGTCCATGCAGCGTGGCGGCGCCAGCAAGGACACCTGGGTGCTCGGCACGCGGCAGGCCGGCGCGGAGCCCTGGCAGACGCAACGCACCTTGGGTACCGCCGACCTGGTGCGCAGTGACCCCTTCCTGCCCTCGCGGGTGGTGGAGAACCTGTACTGGTTCGGTCGTTACGCCGAGCGCTGCGAGGGCAATGCGCGCCTGCTGCGCATCATGCTGGCGCGTTACGTCGACGATGACGATGACCCACAGGCCCTGCAGAGCGCCCTGGCGCTGGCGCAGAGCCTGGGCCTGCTGGCAGATCCGGAGGAGGGCGAACTGGAGGCGCGCCTGCTGCAGGCATTGCTTGGCGGCGACTGGCCGGCCAGCCTGCGGGCCAATCTGCAGCGTCTGCAATGGGCTGCCGGCAGCGTGCGTGGCAAGCTGTCCCAGGCCAACTGGCAGGCGCTGGTGGAGTTGCAGCGCGAGGCGCAACTGCTAGAAGGTCAGCCGGCGGACTTCGGCGAACTGCTGGATTTTCTCAACCGCCTGCTGATGTCGCTGGCGGCGCTGTCGGGCTTCGCCCTCGACGACATGACCCGCGATGACGGCTGGCGCTTTCTCATGCTCGGCCGCTATATCGAGCGCCTGCAGTTTCTCTGCGACAGCTTCGCCGGCTTCCTGCGCAGCGGCTCGGCTACCGATCAGTCGGCGCTGGAGTGGCTGCTGGAACTGGGCAACAGCAGCATCACCTACCGCACCCGCTACCTGGCTTCGGCGCAGTTGATCCCGGTGCTCGACCTGCTGCTGCTGGACGAGCAGAACCCGCATGCCGTGATCTTCCAGATGCGCACCCTGCTGCGTTCGCTGGAAGGGCTCAATGAGCGCTTCGAGCTGCCGGCCGAGCGCTACCTGGCGTATCTGGAGGAGCAGCTTGCCGCGTTCAGCCTCGCCAGTCTGGAAAACCCGCTGTTCGGCCCCGGCAGCACCCGCGCGGTGCTCGAAGGCCTGGCCGATCTGCTGGTGGCCATCAGCGAGGCCGCCGGCGCGGTATCCGATCATCTTGGCCTGCGTTTCTTCGCTCATGTCGATGTCAGCCACCGGACGCAATCCTCATGA
- the azu gene encoding azurin has translation MLRNAALIALLGLASTPLLAAECSVDVESTDQMTFNTQAISVSKSCKTFTVNLKHTGSLPKTAMGHNWVLSKTADMPGVATDGIPAGPDASYVKAGDERVIAYTDLIGGGESTSVTFDVSKLAAGEDYSFFCSFPGHYSLMKGSLTLVD, from the coding sequence ATGTTGCGTAACGCTGCTCTAATCGCTCTGCTCGGCCTGGCCAGCACCCCGCTCCTTGCTGCCGAATGCTCGGTGGATGTCGAATCGACCGACCAGATGACCTTCAACACCCAGGCCATCTCCGTCAGCAAGAGCTGCAAGACCTTCACCGTCAACCTCAAGCACACCGGCTCGTTGCCCAAGACCGCCATGGGCCACAACTGGGTACTGAGCAAGACCGCCGACATGCCCGGCGTGGCCACTGACGGTATTCCCGCAGGCCCGGACGCCAGCTACGTAAAAGCCGGTGACGAGCGTGTAATCGCCTATACCGACCTGATCGGTGGCGGCGAGAGCACCTCGGTCACCTTCGACGTCAGCAAGCTGGCTGCGGGCGAAGACTACAGCTTCTTCTGCTCCTTCCCCGGCCACTACTCGCTGATGAAAGGCAGCCTGACCCTGGTCGACTAA